In one Neobacillus sp. WH10 genomic region, the following are encoded:
- a CDS encoding NAD(P)H-dependent oxidoreductase has protein sequence MKIVAIVGSNRKQSINKKLVVFMKERYQEKVDIEILPIEDLPMYNQDDELSPLQVVTEIKKIVATSDGVLIATPEYNHSIPAFLKNALDWFSRVDKVMAKKPVMIVGATPGVLGTVRAQVNLRQILAAMGAYTLPGNEVFINAVNEKIDEAGQLKHEPTIGFLDTVMNNFINWIEKTKQF, from the coding sequence ATGAAAATAGTTGCTATAGTAGGAAGTAATCGGAAGCAGTCTATTAATAAAAAACTTGTTGTCTTTATGAAAGAACGGTACCAGGAAAAAGTTGATATTGAAATCTTACCAATTGAAGACCTTCCTATGTACAACCAAGATGATGAATTATCACCGCTGCAAGTTGTTACCGAAATAAAAAAAATCGTTGCTACCAGTGATGGAGTCTTAATTGCTACTCCAGAATACAATCATTCGATTCCTGCTTTTTTAAAAAATGCCCTTGATTGGTTTTCGCGTGTGGATAAAGTCATGGCCAAGAAACCAGTAATGATTGTTGGTGCCACCCCAGGCGTTCTAGGGACAGTTCGAGCACAGGTTAATCTAAGACAAATATTGGCCGCTATGGGTGCTTACACGCTCCCTGGCAATGAAGTATTTATCAATGCTGTAAATGAAAAAATAGATGAAGCAGGGCAGTTAAAACATGAGCCAACGATAGGATTTTTAGATACGGTGATGAATAACTTTATTAATTGGATTGAAAAAACGAAACAATTCTAA
- a CDS encoding CoA pyrophosphatase, producing MKLEKVMTKLKHHTPKILGSERFSKYAVMLPLLRKEDGIHVLFEVRSLELRRQPGEICFPGGRIESQDLDEKDAAIRETVEELGINKEDISGVYPLDYMISPFGMILFPYVGYINRPDAIRPNSGEVGEIFTVPLTFFIENSHEIYRVHYKAEPEEGFPYDLIPGGENYKWQAKGMEEYFYRYRGRVIWGLTARVLAHFIEIIR from the coding sequence ATGAAGCTGGAAAAGGTTATGACAAAATTAAAACATCATACACCCAAGATACTGGGAAGTGAAAGGTTTTCAAAATATGCTGTCATGCTTCCACTCCTTCGAAAAGAGGACGGGATACATGTGTTGTTTGAGGTCCGTTCGCTTGAATTAAGGAGACAACCAGGAGAAATTTGCTTTCCAGGGGGAAGAATTGAGTCACAGGATTTGGATGAAAAGGATGCTGCCATCCGTGAAACAGTTGAAGAATTAGGGATAAACAAAGAAGATATCTCCGGAGTTTACCCACTAGATTATATGATTTCACCCTTTGGTATGATTCTTTTCCCTTATGTGGGATATATTAATAGGCCTGATGCGATTAGGCCAAATTCTGGAGAAGTGGGGGAGATTTTTACGGTTCCGCTGACTTTTTTTATTGAAAATAGTCATGAAATCTATCGTGTTCACTACAAAGCAGAGCCGGAGGAAGGTTTTCCGTATGATTTAATCCCTGGGGGTGAAAATTACAAGTGGCAGGCAAAAGGAATGGAGGAATATTTTTACCGCTATAGGGGTCGGGTAATCTGGGGATTAACCGCAAGAGTTCTTGCCCATTTTATTGAAATCATTCGGTGA
- a CDS encoding homogentisate 1,2-dioxygenase encodes MYYLEKGEVPHKRHTMFKKDDGSLYREQVMGTRGFSGTQSILYHHYMPTEVLKSELVGTYLPEYEERKSLKHRHFFTSQVDLQGDALEARHYLLGNQDLLIGTANVTAPMQSFYRNGDGDEMLYIHHGTGTLETMFGTISYRPGDYLIIPIGTIFRVIPNENETTKILFVEAFSQITTPRRYRNEYGQLLEHSPFCERDIRGPEALVTFDEKGEFEVLTKSRGMISSHILGHHPFDVVGWDGYLYPWVFNIEDFEPITGRVHQPPPVHQTFEGNNFVVCSFVPRLYDYHPESIPAPYYHSNVNSDELLYYVEGNFMSRKGVQEGSITLHPSGIPHGPHPGKTEASIGKRETLERAVMIDTFHPLNIVKSAHNIEDPSYMYSWYEKKE; translated from the coding sequence ATGTATTATCTTGAAAAGGGAGAGGTTCCTCATAAACGACATACAATGTTTAAAAAAGACGATGGCAGTCTTTATAGAGAGCAGGTTATGGGGACACGTGGATTTTCGGGAACACAATCGATTTTGTACCATCATTATATGCCAACAGAGGTACTGAAATCAGAATTGGTTGGCACTTACTTGCCGGAATATGAAGAGCGAAAGTCGTTAAAGCACCGGCACTTTTTTACAAGCCAGGTTGATTTGCAGGGCGATGCACTTGAAGCTCGACATTATTTATTAGGGAACCAGGATTTACTAATTGGAACAGCGAATGTGACGGCACCGATGCAAAGTTTTTACCGGAATGGTGATGGGGATGAAATGCTTTATATTCATCACGGCACCGGTACGCTCGAGACGATGTTCGGAACGATTTCCTATCGTCCAGGCGATTACTTGATCATCCCAATAGGAACGATTTTTCGGGTAATTCCTAATGAAAACGAAACGACGAAAATACTTTTTGTTGAAGCCTTCAGTCAAATCACGACCCCAAGACGCTACCGCAATGAGTATGGCCAGCTTTTAGAGCACAGTCCGTTTTGTGAACGAGATATTCGTGGTCCGGAAGCCCTGGTGACTTTTGATGAAAAAGGGGAGTTTGAGGTATTAACGAAATCGAGGGGTATGATTTCCTCTCATATTCTAGGTCACCATCCATTTGATGTGGTTGGCTGGGATGGTTATTTATATCCATGGGTTTTTAATATCGAGGATTTTGAACCGATTACCGGAAGGGTGCATCAGCCGCCACCAGTCCATCAAACCTTTGAAGGAAACAATTTTGTTGTTTGTTCATTCGTACCAAGACTATACGATTATCACCCCGAATCGATACCGGCGCCATATTATCATAGCAATGTAAATAGTGATGAACTCCTATATTATGTAGAAGGCAATTTCATGAGCCGTAAAGGGGTACAGGAGGGGTCGATTACGCTTCATCCAAGCGGCATACCGCACGGACCTCATCCAGGGAAAACAGAAGCAAGTATTGGTAAAAGAGAGACACTAGAGCGTGCCGTTATGATTGACACCTTTCACCCGCTAAATATTGTAAAGTCAGCACATAATATAGAAGATCCTAGTTATATGTATTCTTGGTATGAGAAGAAGGAATAA
- a CDS encoding fumarylacetoacetate hydrolase family protein — protein MKFVTFEKKDGSTSAGWLIDDEHVIDMYEASGGILPNNLLNFLDQSEENMKKAASLFPLSKEQGWVYRLSELHLKAPLPIPRSLRDFYAFEQHVKTARENRGLKMIPEWYEFPVFYFSNHLAIKGPGEDIVRPKECEWLDYELEIACIIGKEGKNIPMDEADEYIFGYCILNDWSARDLQRREMKVGLGPAKGKDFSTSIGPWIVTKDELDSLKEGKGFNLSMKARVNGKLLSEGNVKDIYYSFSEMIARASQGVTLYPGEIIGSGTVGTGCILELGEEIHRWLELGDQVELEIDHLGVLNNTIIDDKEVK, from the coding sequence ATGAAATTTGTAACCTTTGAAAAAAAAGATGGCTCCACCAGTGCAGGATGGTTAATAGACGATGAGCATGTCATCGATATGTATGAAGCATCCGGTGGGATCCTGCCAAATAATCTACTAAATTTTCTCGATCAATCAGAAGAAAATATGAAGAAAGCGGCTAGTCTTTTTCCTTTATCAAAAGAACAAGGTTGGGTTTACCGTTTAAGTGAACTGCATTTAAAAGCACCGCTTCCAATTCCAAGAAGCTTGAGGGACTTTTATGCATTTGAACAGCATGTAAAGACCGCAAGAGAGAACCGTGGTCTTAAAATGATTCCAGAATGGTACGAATTCCCTGTTTTTTATTTTTCCAATCATCTCGCAATTAAGGGACCAGGAGAAGACATTGTTAGGCCCAAGGAGTGTGAGTGGCTTGATTATGAACTTGAAATCGCCTGTATCATTGGTAAAGAAGGCAAGAATATCCCTATGGATGAGGCAGATGAATATATATTTGGCTATTGCATTTTAAACGATTGGAGTGCAAGAGACCTGCAAAGGAGAGAGATGAAGGTTGGTCTAGGTCCAGCAAAGGGGAAGGATTTTTCAACATCCATTGGCCCGTGGATTGTCACCAAAGATGAGCTGGATTCATTAAAAGAAGGAAAGGGCTTTAATCTTTCAATGAAAGCACGTGTGAATGGGAAGCTGCTTTCAGAAGGGAATGTGAAGGACATTTATTATTCCTTTAGTGAAATGATTGCAAGGGCATCCCAGGGCGTCACTCTTTATCCAGGTGAAATCATTGGCTCAGGAACAGTCGGAACAGGATGTATCCTCGAACTGGGGGAGGAGATCCATCGCTGGCTCGAACTTGGTGATCAGGTAGAATTAGAGATTGATCATTTAGGTGTATTGAATAATACTATTATCGATGATAAAGAGGTGAAGTGA
- a CDS encoding flavin reductase family protein: MEITPASLEWRDAYKLLVGSILPRPIAFVSSMDEHGTANAAPFSFFTAICADPMLICFSPMRRGTDGAKKDTLINIESTGQFVINIVSESIAEQMNDCAIEFAPEIDEMEELGLTKEASVKVRVPRIKESLVHLECECYQVQHFGDKPGAGSLVIGKVVHVHVNDELFDNGRIDTSKLHPIGRMAGNIFTDPLARTFEMVRKTEKR, from the coding sequence TTGGAAATCACTCCGGCGTCACTTGAATGGAGAGACGCATATAAACTACTAGTTGGGTCAATATTACCACGTCCAATTGCATTTGTGTCGTCAATGGATGAACATGGAACAGCCAATGCAGCACCATTTAGTTTCTTTACAGCAATTTGTGCGGACCCCATGCTTATTTGCTTTTCACCAATGCGAAGAGGGACTGACGGTGCTAAGAAAGATACACTTATCAATATAGAAAGTACGGGTCAATTTGTGATTAATATTGTCAGTGAGAGTATTGCGGAACAAATGAATGATTGTGCCATCGAATTTGCTCCTGAAATCGATGAAATGGAAGAATTAGGTCTAACAAAAGAAGCGAGTGTAAAGGTACGGGTGCCGCGGATTAAGGAATCACTCGTCCATTTAGAATGTGAATGCTATCAGGTGCAGCATTTTGGCGACAAACCAGGAGCCGGCAGCTTGGTTATTGGAAAAGTGGTTCATGTACATGTAAACGACGAACTTTTTGATAATGGAAGAATTGATACATCGAAATTACATCCGATTGGAAGAATGGCTGGTAACATCTTTACTGATCCATTGGCCAGAACGTTTGAAATGGTAAGAAAAACCGAAAAAAGGTGA
- the hppD gene encoding 4-hydroxyphenylpyruvate dioxygenase yields the protein MKEKRVSADQLVDDFFPVRDVDYIEIYTGNAKQACHFFCTAYGFKPVAYSGLETGNRESASYCLQQRNIRLVITGSYIEDSRIAQFVKKHGDGVRDVALLVDDVEKAFEEAVNRGAIAHAAPFEIKDANGVVKKAVLGTYGDTIHTLIERKHYQGPFLPGYEPYTAELPIEDAGLIGIDHVVGNVERMEEWVEYYSKVMGFKEMKHFSDKDITTEYSALMSKVMHNGGRIKFPINEPAEGKRKSQIQEYLEFYNGPGVQHLAILTEDIVSTVTTLKKNGVEFLKTPTTYYETLGERIGKIDEEIEKLRELNILVDRDDEGYLLQIFTKPIVDRPTLFIEIIQRKGARGFGEGNFKALFESIEREQERRGNL from the coding sequence ATGAAAGAAAAAAGAGTAAGTGCTGACCAACTTGTAGATGACTTTTTTCCAGTACGAGATGTTGATTATATTGAGATTTACACAGGAAACGCTAAGCAAGCCTGTCACTTTTTTTGCACAGCATACGGTTTTAAGCCTGTTGCCTATTCCGGACTAGAAACCGGAAATCGTGAGAGCGCTTCCTATTGCTTGCAGCAGCGAAATATTCGCCTCGTTATTACAGGCTCTTATATCGAAGACAGCAGGATTGCCCAGTTTGTTAAGAAACACGGTGACGGTGTGAGGGACGTAGCGCTATTGGTCGATGATGTGGAGAAAGCGTTTGAAGAAGCGGTAAACAGGGGAGCGATTGCCCATGCTGCACCATTTGAAATAAAGGATGCTAATGGTGTTGTTAAGAAAGCCGTTCTTGGTACATATGGTGACACCATCCATACGTTAATTGAACGGAAACATTACCAGGGTCCATTTTTGCCTGGATATGAACCATACACTGCAGAACTGCCAATTGAGGATGCCGGCTTAATTGGGATTGACCATGTGGTGGGTAATGTGGAGAGGATGGAGGAGTGGGTAGAATATTACTCAAAGGTAATGGGCTTTAAAGAGATGAAGCATTTCTCTGATAAGGACATTACCACTGAATACTCTGCCCTCATGTCAAAGGTCATGCATAACGGCGGCCGGATTAAGTTCCCTATTAATGAACCAGCAGAAGGAAAACGAAAGTCACAAATTCAGGAGTATCTGGAATTCTACAATGGCCCAGGGGTACAGCATTTGGCCATTCTAACGGAAGATATTGTTTCAACGGTAACCACTTTGAAAAAGAATGGGGTAGAATTCCTCAAAACTCCAACCACTTATTATGAAACGTTAGGAGAGCGTATCGGTAAAATTGATGAAGAAATTGAAAAGCTTCGCGAACTGAATATTTTGGTTGACCGAGATGATGAAGGTTATTTACTACAAATTTTCACAAAACCGATTGTTGACCGACCAACATTATTCATTGAAATTATTCAACGTAAAGGTGCACGAGGTTTTGGTGAAGGGAACTTTAAGGCTCTTTTTGAATCAATTGAAAGAGAACAAGAGAGACGCGGTAATCTATAA
- a CDS encoding ABC transporter ATP-binding protein: protein MLHLNQIHKIFNEGTPDEKIAIDHVNLTLEPGDFVTVIGSNGAGKSTLMNIISGVLTPDVGEVHIGRKNVTNMSEFNRSKMIGRVFQDPMAGTAPSMTIEENLAMAYSRNKTRTLRRGVTKKRRDYFREVLESLNLGLENRLNAKVGLLSGGERQALSLLMATFTEPSILLLDEHTAALDPSRAELITNLTKEIVDKYNLTTLMVTHNMQQAIDLGNRLIMMDKGQIILEVNKENKQKLTIEGLLSEFKRIRGVQMANDRAVLS, encoded by the coding sequence ATGCTGCACTTAAATCAGATTCATAAAATTTTTAATGAGGGGACACCTGATGAAAAAATCGCTATCGATCATGTGAACCTAACCCTAGAACCTGGAGATTTCGTGACAGTTATTGGCAGTAATGGCGCAGGGAAATCAACCTTAATGAATATCATTTCCGGCGTTTTAACGCCAGATGTAGGGGAAGTTCATATCGGCAGGAAAAATGTCACAAATATGTCTGAGTTTAACCGTTCAAAAATGATTGGACGTGTCTTTCAGGATCCAATGGCAGGTACTGCTCCAAGTATGACGATTGAAGAGAATCTCGCGATGGCCTATTCACGAAACAAAACGAGAACACTGAGAAGAGGTGTAACGAAAAAACGGCGGGATTATTTTCGTGAAGTACTCGAATCATTAAACCTAGGTTTGGAAAACCGTCTAAATGCCAAGGTCGGCTTGCTTTCAGGCGGGGAACGACAAGCTCTCTCCCTGTTAATGGCTACCTTCACGGAGCCATCTATCCTGCTTCTCGATGAGCATACTGCTGCACTGGATCCCTCGAGGGCAGAATTGATCACGAACTTGACAAAAGAAATTGTTGACAAATACAACCTTACTACGCTAATGGTTACACATAATATGCAACAAGCTATTGACCTCGGAAATCGATTAATTATGATGGATAAGGGACAGATTATTTTAGAGGTTAACAAGGAGAATAAGCAAAAACTAACGATTGAAGGACTATTAAGTGAATTCAAAAGAATCCGCGGTGTTCAAATGGCAAATGATCGAGCAGTGCTTTCGTAA
- a CDS encoding ABC transporter permease, with translation MFTAIFGSFEAGIIYAIMALGVYLSFRILDFPDLTVDGSFVTGAAISAVMIANGVNPFIATIVALFAGFAAGCMTGLLHTFGKINNLLSGILIMIALYSINLRIMGRPNIPLLNADTTFTKIGDLFERTGIDTFFNNILSAVGLGDSLPETWGILIFMIIVTFIIKFLSDWFLQTEIGLAVRATGDNKRMIRSLSANTNLLVVLGLGLSNALVAFSGALIAQQGGFADVGMGIGMIVIGLASVIIGESLFGTKTIARTTLAVIGGSIIYRIVVTLALRVKFLEPGDMKLITALIVIIALTTPKIIESSKEKKRRADRKVERMNIIQASSGAKGEQHAALKSDS, from the coding sequence ATGTTTACAGCCATATTTGGATCATTTGAAGCAGGTATCATCTATGCGATTATGGCACTTGGCGTCTATCTTTCCTTTCGTATTCTGGATTTCCCAGATTTAACGGTGGATGGGAGTTTTGTAACAGGGGCAGCGATTTCAGCTGTCATGATAGCGAATGGTGTGAATCCATTTATTGCAACAATTGTGGCTCTATTTGCCGGTTTTGCTGCAGGATGTATGACTGGGCTTCTCCATACATTTGGAAAAATTAATAACTTACTTTCAGGAATCTTAATAATGATTGCTCTTTATTCTATTAATCTTAGAATTATGGGACGTCCGAATATTCCTTTATTAAATGCTGATACAACATTTACAAAAATTGGAGATTTATTCGAAAGAACTGGTATCGATACTTTTTTCAACAATATTTTATCGGCTGTTGGTTTAGGTGACAGCCTCCCTGAAACATGGGGGATTCTTATCTTTATGATCATTGTTACTTTCATCATTAAATTCCTTTCTGATTGGTTTTTACAAACGGAAATTGGTCTAGCGGTTAGGGCGACAGGTGACAATAAACGAATGATTCGCAGCCTATCTGCCAATACGAATCTTCTAGTAGTTCTTGGACTTGGTTTATCAAATGCGCTGGTCGCTTTCTCGGGTGCACTGATTGCTCAGCAAGGCGGTTTTGCAGATGTTGGTATGGGAATCGGGATGATTGTTATCGGCTTAGCTTCTGTCATCATTGGCGAATCGCTATTCGGGACAAAAACGATTGCAAGGACGACACTTGCAGTAATCGGCGGTTCCATTATTTACCGTATCGTTGTAACGTTAGCTTTGAGAGTTAAATTCCTTGAACCAGGTGATATGAAGCTCATTACCGCACTGATTGTTATTATCGCTTTAACAACTCCAAAAATTATTGAAAGTTCAAAGGAGAAAAAGCGAAGAGCCGACAGAAAAGTAGAAAGAATGAATATCATTCAAGCTTCTTCAGGAGCAAAGGGGGAGCAACATGCTGCACTTAAATCAGATTCATAA
- a CDS encoding ABC transporter substrate-binding protein, translating into MKKKVHALSIALTGMLLLAGCGSKESAGGSEKEGADKEFKVGISQYAPHPSLDAATEGFKKALKDKGIKVKYDEQNAQADQNNVQSIAKNFVGDKVDLIFANATPSATAALNATKDIPIVFTSVTDPVVAELVEALDKPGKNITGTTDNHPEATKTTIHFITDEVKAKNIGIIYNAGEQNSVVQVKEVKKLAEEKGAKLVEVSVANTSEVKQAAESLVGRVDAIYIPTDNTVVTALESVIAVANNKKIPLFVGELDSMKKGAVAASGFSYFDLGYQSGLMAVDILTGKKKPSEIPVELPSSLKLVINKEAAKAQGLEVKEEWSKLGEFYDGK; encoded by the coding sequence ATGAAGAAAAAAGTTCACGCACTTTCGATTGCATTAACAGGAATGCTGCTTCTTGCCGGCTGTGGCAGTAAGGAATCAGCAGGTGGTTCAGAAAAAGAAGGAGCGGATAAGGAGTTTAAGGTCGGCATTTCTCAGTATGCCCCGCATCCTTCTTTAGACGCAGCGACAGAAGGTTTTAAAAAAGCATTAAAGGATAAAGGAATTAAGGTAAAATACGATGAACAAAATGCCCAAGCGGATCAGAATAATGTGCAATCCATTGCCAAGAATTTTGTCGGCGACAAGGTAGACTTGATTTTTGCGAATGCTACGCCAAGTGCTACAGCTGCCTTAAATGCAACGAAGGATATTCCGATTGTCTTTACATCTGTAACAGACCCAGTGGTAGCTGAATTGGTTGAAGCTCTTGATAAACCAGGTAAAAATATTACCGGAACAACTGACAACCATCCGGAAGCCACCAAAACAACGATTCACTTTATCACAGATGAGGTAAAAGCAAAAAATATCGGTATCATTTATAACGCAGGTGAACAAAATTCAGTGGTACAAGTAAAAGAAGTTAAGAAGTTAGCTGAAGAAAAAGGTGCAAAGCTTGTGGAAGTATCTGTAGCCAACACATCTGAGGTTAAACAGGCAGCCGAATCATTAGTTGGTCGTGTGGATGCCATCTATATTCCAACAGATAATACTGTTGTAACTGCGCTGGAATCTGTCATTGCTGTTGCCAATAACAAAAAAATTCCTTTGTTTGTAGGTGAGCTTGATTCAATGAAAAAAGGGGCAGTGGCTGCGAGCGGATTTAGCTACTTTGACCTTGGATATCAATCTGGTTTAATGGCTGTTGACATTTTAACTGGTAAGAAAAAGCCTTCTGAAATTCCTGTTGAACTTCCTAGCAGTTTAAAACTTGTCATTAATAAGGAAGCTGCCAAAGCACAAGGCTTAGAAGTTAAAGAGGAATGGAGCAAACTTGGAGAATTCTATGACGGGAAATAA